TTTACTGATCAACCCACCTCTCTAGTTTTGTTCACCCCGACACCCTCCTGCAGCCGGGGCAGAGGGCGCTGCCATCTAGTTTGTGTTGTGCATCGTCAAGGTTGCCCGCTGAATTCTGCTTGCAGAATCTTTATGGCCTACGGCAGGGCCAGAGGCAGACAGTGCCATGGTGTCgggatatttttatttataggCATTTTATGCCCCTCACCATGGTATCCGAGCAGCACACAAACATTAAATGAATTTATCCTTAACAGTTGGGATTACCACCATTTTACAGGTGGCGAACTGGAAGCACTTGAAATTAAGTGacatgctcaaggtcacccaggaagtttgtagcagagctggggacagatccCACATCTTCTAAGAAGGATTCTTGCTCTTGTAAACTAGTCAGACCAGAATTTGATTTTTCAGATCTCAGGTGACATTTACAGCCCTGGCAACCAGGGACGAAGCAAACTTTTGAAGTGAACGTGTTTGAGCTGGGTTCGCTGAGAAGAAATATGGAATAGCTCCATTTTAGTCACTTTTCTGGAGACAACGACAACGCACCAAAAGAAGGGAACCTTTCAGAATTGCCCGCACCCCTGAAGTGCGCTGTGATGCTACAGAACGGACCCTAGAGGCATTACCACCATTTCAAAACCCAGCGTTAAGAAAGTGATCTTTAAACTTGCAGAATCTACTGGCTGGAATTGGAGGATGGAGGGATAACTGCACTGAGCCGTTGCTGCAGACTCAAGAGAAAAGGAAGCGATCTTCAGACCTGGACCGTCGCTGCTCTCCACTGTTCTAGTCCTAGGCCCGATGGACTAAGCACAGAGCAATGCATACATTGGACACGTGACCAGACAAAGGCATGTGTCAGTCAAGTGAGGATTTCTATGAGTTCCCTTCCACAGACCATCCACAAAAGCATCTGCATAATGGTAGGGAACAGGGCTAGAAATTAGAGGCCCTGGGGGCAGGTCACTTTGGGGGCAGGTCACATTCAGCGCAGTGTAAGGAGACAATTGTAGGAGTGGCTGCAGCGTTCAGCAATTTCATTTCCCAGCGTGTTCTCGAGACATTGTGAGCAGATGGAAATGGGCATCCCAGTGGGTCAAATGAGCTGTAGAATTAGCTGTGCTCTGATGTGGCGGCAAAGGAGCCGCCCCCCACAAACACTAAGCCCACGGACTTGCTGTTTCACTTTCCCTTAGAATCAGTTACCATTAGGATTTCCTGGCCAAACAGCGCTCAGCTCTGTGGGGATTTCACTTTCCAGCAGTCTCCAGTGGATCCGAGATCTCGGTCCCTATGTGTGTGTCCTGGAGAGCTCTGCGTAACCGCTTAATTCATTTCCCTGCACCGCAGAACCCTCCCTCTGTTCCCTTCTGTAGCTGCTCATCGTCTAGCTAACCTCAGACCTTTTATTTTCCCCAAGTGTCTGCCGTGAAACAGACCTGATGCCAGCACTAATAAGATCAGCCATTCTTCCAATTTACTCTAGTAGTCCCATTATTTATCAGTGCTGACTCTGAAGGGAAGGGAGAGTTTTATACCCTGCTCAACTCCCATTGCAGCAACAGCCACCGACAAACACCAGGGGCTTTCTTTTCAGAAAAGCCGACCTGCTTACAGCTCTGACAGGATACTCCAGAGTCACTTTAACTAAACTATTTCCAGCCCAGCTGGCCCCGCAGAAGTCTGCTGTGCTGCCACTCCAGGAATCCGTTCCCCTCTCTCGGGAAACTGACTGCGTGGTGTTGGTGGGAGCAGCCACCCAAACACACAGCAGGAGTTGGAAAGAAGGATGGGGTAgacatgggggaaaaaacacatgGGTCCGTGAAGGAACCCCGCTAAAGCAACACACGAATGTCCCACAACTACAGCAGCCGCTTGTCCCCAAATGCACCACTGATCCCAACAAGTTCCAGGTTCACCTGCTACCAGTGGCAATATTCGCAGTGGTTTACAGTCCCTCCCTTGCAAAATGGCACAGCCGGTGGCCAGTCCCTCCCTTGCAAAATGGCACATCCTCCATTCCAACAAGGTAACGGGAAGGGTGCAATGTTCATAGCAAGGAAGAGCCAAGTGAAGGGCGCCACTGTCAATAATCCGCTTTTCTTCCCAGGCTGTGCCAGGCACAGGGTTAATGGGCTGCGGACCACACCTCCCTGGGTGGGGTAAAACACCTGGGGTGACAGAAGCAGTTATGGTTGCAGAGGTAGAACGGAATTTCCCTATACTCTCCCAGCATTAGACGTGGGGTTTTGAAGAACAATAGCTAAAAGGAAAAGCTCTTGGGGAACAGTAAGAGACTCTCTCGCCAACCATTAAAACAAGACAGCTACTGCAATGCCAGATGCATTTCGACAGAGACCACCACTGATGTCTATGGTACTGCAGGTCCCCTGGCCGTACGCAATgctgcaagggactggactagctcTTCTAATGCTATGGAAATGAACGGACCCTGCTACTTGCTGGGATTTAGGACGTTGTTCAAAATCATAAGCATGAGAATGAAAGGACACAGGAAAATGGCTCTGAAAGCTCCACTTATCTAGCTAAACACACGTCCAGAGCCCGGGAAGACCGGCGTGCAGAACGACCCCTCTGAATGACTGGGGTACAACAGATACTTTTCTAACCCAACTTGGCAGCATGGGCACTTTCAGCAGCAGAGGGGCTCGTCCCCTCTGAGTGCCTGGAAGAACTGGCGTGTATAAAATAAGTTTAAACGTGTACATTTAATGTCACACAAGTAATATATAAATCCTGCACCACCGGGCCCAGAAACCGCAGCGAGGAGATTTCTGGAGATGTTCATTTGCAATGTGTCACAAGCTACTAAAGGGCAAtgcctgccacccacccacacacacctttcctttatttatttttgtgagaAATGACCATCTTCTCCCTAAGCCCACTCCCATTAgggcttcccaccccaccccgcccccgagCTGAGATGCCAATCAAACTGTGCACATGAGCCGAGCTCTGGTGGAGAGATGCAGTCCATACAAATAGAACCACGAGAAACCACTTGGAAAGGAGGCCCTGACACTATCTCCAGCAGGGCAGGTCCATTAGGGCCTTTCATAAAACACAGCCACAGCGTGTGAGAATAGAGTGCTGGCTAGAAAGCCCCCCTAGAGTCATAAATCAGATGGTACATGTGCAGCATAAGTGGAGTGCAGTCATGTATTTCGACAGGGCTTGACAGACAGGGAAGGTAACGAGGGTGAGATTTTCTGGAAGAGGACAGCAGGTTTGCAAGAgattttttattagcaaaaggACTCTGCTAATGCAAATCAGGTCAGCCAGATCGAGTCCGACTGCAGCCAGCGCTGTGATACACTAACAGAGTTGTTAATCTGTCAAAGACTGCGCCCAACCCAGAGAGTTTACAACTGCAGCAATTAAACTGGTTGTTAGCAGCAACTACACACTAATGCAAGCGGCATGAAAGCAAGACacaacaggccaaattctgctctcagtcacacGGCTGTAACCAGAGTCACTTCAGTGACGAATGGTTTGGATTTACACCGgggaagtgagatcagaatctggccagtgAAAACAATACTATTAAAGGAAGAGCTGGGACCATGTTGGAAACACACTGCAGCAGACTTGAACTAGCTAACAGCAATCAGTTCTTGTTCTCCCTTGGGTAAGTCAATGAATAGCCGAGCTCTGCTTCAAAGAGGCTGCAAGCACACTTCCTGCCTTCGTAACTGCACCAGAATGAGCAGGAGACAAGCCAATTTAGCCCCTTTTAAGACTCATTCCCAGCTGTAATGTGAGCTAGTCAACATCATGCCCGGTTTAAGTGAATCTGTTCCTCAACCACCTGTTATTCCCAGACACTGGCATCCTGGATTGTATGCCAGCAGAACAAATGCAAGGGATGATATCCAGAGAGAAGGGGCCGTGAGCAAAGGGGCGGAGCCCAGCAGCCTAAGGGCAATGCAATGCATTCCCATTTCCGAGGGCAGCAAAGGGTAGGACTGAGGAAGGAGCACATTCAGTCTCCGGGGAAAGGCCAGGACGACCACACCGGAAGCACCCCTTGGTAAACCCTCTCTCCGTCACCAAGGCAgccaagctgcttccagccacactAGCCGGAATGCTGGCTCAGATCAGGACTTTCTGTACAGAGCCATGGAGGAAGGTAGGGAGAAGAGGAGCGAAAGCGACTGAGGAATTTCTCCAGTCCCCTCACCCACAGAGAGCCCCGCAACCTTAGCTTGAAGGCTATGCCGTCTCCGAACAAAGGTCAGACACAACACAGCCAAATGCGGGTCTGCAGGAGCCCTCTGAGATCTCGTCATGAAACAGGCATGACAGAAATGTTGCTCTCCATGTGCAGAAGTTGTGCTTCACAGTGAGGTGGCTCACAGAGCCCAATGAAAGATTCAGTCAATAAAACAAGTCAGATCTTTTAGAAACAGAATAAGGTCAGGAACAGATTTAGGTTAACAAGAAaaatctctccccccacccccttcccccccacatacaccagCAGTCACCTAAGAAAGAGGTTCTCTGGCAAAGAAACGTTCTGACAAAACATTTGGCATTAATACAAAAAATATGTAATTTGACTAGCTGACCCACAGTCTAATTATGCAGCAACTGTGGATTCCATGATGTAGACGCTTGTCCCACTAAGAACTAGGCTGACCTCACCAGTCATTGTGACCACTGCTCCATGGTCTTTAAATTGGACAGATGGCTTGCCAAGACCTGGGAAGTTTTAGACATGAAAACAGGGTtagacgggggggtgggggggggggaaaatcacaAATACTTGGGCCCTTGGTTACAAGCTGGACTAGGAAGCCCTCTACTCCACTGaatttttctctttattaatTTCTTTGTGCGTATGTCAACTCTGAAACGTTCTTAGTCTAACTCATGCAACCTAATTAATGTCTGGTTTATAATAAACTTCAGTGAAAAGGGTTTAATGTTATTTACTTATGACTAGTACCCAAATATGCAGCAACTCTTTGACACTTTGAGAAATAAAAGTCACGCCGAATGGCCTAGCATGGCAAATTACAATGAGCTCGGTTAAAATACAACTGTCCTCTCTACAGACCATGTTAAAAAGCCTCGGTTCCCAAGAGTTGGGACGATTTACTATAAAGATTTAGTATGATTAGAAATCAGTTGTACAGCACTAAGTTTACACAGTGCTTTCCCAAGAACATTTATTAACTTAATGATTCTATAAATCCCAGTTAGCTTTGGTATTTTAGTCTCCAGAATTCCTACTCATTCAAAGGATCGGTTCCCCACCGCAATCTTGTTTCTTAATCGAAAAAGCCCCTTCCTATGATGGGTAGCTCATTGCCAGATGAAGACAAGGACGGGTCACTAAGAAAGAGACCAGGAGTGCAGGCTACAGCAAACCGAGGGATTTACTATTAAGTTCATACATCCCCAACAACAGTATGGCAGTGACAGACTTTTGGCTTTTAGAGGCCACTAATGCGACAGCTGTTTACAGTCTGGTTAGCAGATAACAGCCCCAAAGCATTAGTGTGTGTGACCACTTTTCTCTGCACCTGGGTCCTCGAGAAAACTGCTCCAACACACATGCAACAGGCAgcactccctccccctgcccctgcacgtACTTGATGCTGTCAGTGTGCGTTTTGTATTCCATGATGGTGTTCGGAGGTAGGTTAAGCACTCGGCGTAACGTGTCGCGTATCCGAGCTGTTGTGGCCTGGTCGCTAGCGGTCTTGTTCCATATGGAGATAATATCCTCCTACAGAATAACAACGAGGGGGGGTAAGCAGATGGAAGTTTGTGCGCTCCAGCCAGAACACATGCTTGACAGTCCGCAGGGCAGTTTACATCGAACTGGACAAAGATGACCGCCCCGCAGATTCCACCCCTCAAGTCAGCACGCATGCCCAACATGGTCCGAATGGCAGCTTACCTGGAATCGGACAGAGACAACTGCCCCACAGATTTCTTCCCCCACCATAAACTGTTCTCCCAACATCGCCAGAATGAGATTCTCCCAGCAGCGGGATGCTAAGCCCTTGCGCAGACGGATAATCCACTTGCCACCATTTTTGTTGGCATCGTCCTGGGAAGAGGGGTGAGACATGGATTCATTTTCTCCCAGCTATTTTGCTGCTAAAACAACAAGCTCACAAATGAGCAAATACCAATCACATGGGACCAAGAGGGACAGAACGAAGGAATGTTCAAGCTCAAGCACGGTCATGTTTAGTGACGAAGGAGGCATGACAAGGGTATTCTGAATGCCAGGCAACATTTGAGACAATGACTCTCCCCAGAGATTCTGCAGATCTTCCCTCTATTCACTGTGTACTTGGGCTCTGGTTGACTCTAAAATGAGGACAAATTGACACATCATATCATGATCCAGTGGTCTGCACATGGAACTAGGGGATAGGAACTCCTGACTTCTACTCCCATCTCTAACACTGATTCCCCCGCTAGAATTAGGCAAGTCACCCCCAATCTGTGATTCAgctttcccagctgtaaaatggggagaatacctAATTACATCACAGGGATGTTAAAGGAActtatgtttgtaaagtgctactTAAAGGCAGAGGAAGAACTACAGAGAATAGGTTATTTCTGCAAGTTACCAGAGAGAACTGTTAAAAATACAGGCTCCCTCACTCAGACTATCCAGTACTGGAGTGAGTCACAGTAAGATGGGAGATGTTACAGTCCTAGTCCTGATAACTGTTGGTGCTATCACAGATACAGGCTGAAGATTTCAGTGCAGAAAGTCGCAAGAACAGCTACATGTAAAGAGGACAAACAAAATCAGCATAAACCCCAGGAACGTGGCAAATTACCGACAGGAGGCAAATTGCCTTCGGAGCAAATGTTCAGGACTGGGAGAACAGAACATCCCCTTCAGAAATGAGCTGTCTGGGATTCAGAATTTAGGAGGTTTTCAGGGCCAGCCCGAACAGTGGTTGGAGTGGAGGGATTGGGCCTTGTAGTTGAAGGTTAGAGTCAGTTTTCTTTCAGGTTGAGTGCACCTCAGTTCAGTGAACTGTTTAATTTCCGTTTGTCAGCTGAGCAGCTCAATCTCCCACCACAGTAAATAACCATGAACATTACGATTGAGGCTTCGGATAGCCGGGTAGATGGCAGGGTAGGGTCAGGTAATGGATTAGCATCGCAcggaggcggggcagggagtgGCATTTTATACATGGCCATACAAGGACGGTGGATTAGGATTaatttaaaaaggagaaaaagcaCAAGGAAATTACTGGGGGAGAAAAGGGTCGTAGTGAGCTCCAAGTTACTCCCCTCTCAATGCACGAACCAAGTGGGTATCCGAAATTAAAAGAACCATTTTAAGATGGATCAGAAGAGatgctttttaaaagtttaaatactGACACATGGAACCTTCTGCTGCAGCATCTTACCAAAGCTTCTAGGTTACGGAGAGTCCAAAAAGGACAGACATTTATATTAGAATAGTATTTGTAGCAACACGGGCTATAAATCCCCAAGCTTCAGGGCGTATACTAATTGCCAACTGGGGTCAGGAATCATTTCTTCAAGGCAGAGTAGCGCAGTGTGTTTCTTCATAGCAAGGCATAAAATTCTCAGACTGCAATTGGTACTGGTCACTGTTAGGGACAGGTGGGAAATTGGTCTGGTGTGGCAACTTCCATGCAGATCTACTGTCTGACTACCACACAGAAACAAGCTGAACTCCAAGAGAAAGAAGAAGACAGGAAATCAGATccaagcctcccagcccacccccagaTTCTTTATCACGATTCTGTTTGTTCTCAGTGCCTGAGCTTTCACACACTTACACACAAGGAGAGAAGTTGGTCTCCTACATTCAGGCTGCAGAACAAGGTGCATTTGTCACAAAAACAGCACACAGTAACTTAGCCAAGTTCCCTTGGGCCACAGCTTCTGGAATCTGCCATCTTGGATTGGAGACAGCAGATCACCAGAGGCAATTTTTCTTAGTCTCGGGGAGAGCACCACCTCTCATTGCTCCTGAATGCCCCTCCTCTGCAGACAGGGCAAGTGCCTCATTAGTTGTGTCAGTAGCTGCTATGTGAGAGGAGACAGGGCTCTGCAGGAGGACAAACGTAACTGCAGCTGGAACGTCAGCCTGGCTTGACATTTAATGCTAGGAGACCAATCACTGCAGAAAACGCTCTGCCAGAAAAGACCCGCTAACAATCCAAGGCAGACACCCGAGCGCCAACTCACCTCCCACATGGGTTTGATTCCCTCTTTGAAGAGATGGAAGTCGCTATGGCCTGTCAGGTCCCCAGGACGTACCATGTGACTGTAAAACCTCCAGAACTGCTCCACCTGTAACGCCACATGCACCAGGCAGTCAGAGACAAGTCATCCAACACTTTACAAGGGGGCTTCACAATGTCAGGACCCAGGCCTTCGGGAGCAGATGTACAACCTTCACGCCTGGCTtgagtctctctccctccagccaggcagctctgtgctgctTCCCTGTCAGACGGCACATGAGGACAGTAGCCTTCAGGACATTTAGAAACAGAGCGGTGGCATTGACAGGGCTTGTGCAGGTGTTTCTGGGAGTGGTTACGGCTGTGTGACTGGCACACAGTCCAATGATTAGCGTCTGGCCTGTGGTGAGCACAGATCAGCACTTACACCAAATAATTCAGGAAAGTGTCTGTGTAATGAAGGTCCCTCTGGAGGACAACGACAAGAGATACACAAGTCCCACCCAAGCACCTCAATTTGCAGCCAGTGGTGAAAAGCATCACAGCACCGGGGTAAGCTACTGATCATTCTCTCCACGCTACACAGAGCCTCATTAGCACTTCATACCCTTCCTCTCTACAACAGTGGGAACTCCTGGAATTACTCCCCACAGGAGCCCTCAACCAAGGAATGGTTTGGGTTTTACCATAGTGTTTGCAGGACAATACACATATTCTGGTGCTGGTTTGGAATCTTAAACCACCTTCTAAAGTGCGTATTCATACGGCTGCCTCGTCACCTCTAAGATTAACCATCACTGTACATTTCAACCCCTTTGAGCACTGGTTTCTGCTGCAGCACTCTCTGA
This region of Chrysemys picta bellii isolate R12L10 chromosome 9, ASM1138683v2, whole genome shotgun sequence genomic DNA includes:
- the EIF4E2 gene encoding eukaryotic translation initiation factor 4E type 2 isoform X1, producing MNNKFDALKDDDSGDHDQNEENSTQKDGEKEKNDRDKSQSSTKRKAVVPGPAEHPLQYNYTFWYSRRTPGRPTSSQSYEQNIKQIGTFASVEQFWRFYSHMVRPGDLTGHSDFHLFKEGIKPMWEDDANKNGGKWIIRLRKGLASRCWENLILAMLGEQFMVGEEICGAVVSVRFQEDIISIWNKTASDQATTARIRDTLRRVLNLPPNTIMEYKTHTDSIKAWEEFHGLVNSSGR
- the EIF4E2 gene encoding eukaryotic translation initiation factor 4E type 2 isoform X2 produces the protein MNNKFDALKDDDSGDHDQNEENSTQKDGEKEKNDRDKSQSSTKRKAVVPGPAEHPLQYNYTFWYSRRTPGRPTSSQSYEQNIKQIGTFASVEQFWRFYSHMVRPGDLTGHSDFHLFKEGIKPMWEDDANKNGGKWIIRLRKGLASRCWENLILAMLGEQFMVGEEICGAVVSVRFQEDIISIWNKTASDQATTARIRDTLRRVLNLPPNTIMEYKTHTDSIKDNSSFRNTKITL
- the EIF4E2 gene encoding eukaryotic translation initiation factor 4E type 2 isoform X6, which encodes MNNKFDALKDDDSGDHDQNEENSTQKDGEKEKNDRDKSQSSTKRKAVVPGPAEHPLQYNYTFWYSRRTPGRPTSSQSYEQNIKQIGTFASDDANKNGGKWIIRLRKGLASRCWENLILAMLGEQFMVGEEICGAVVSVRFQEDIISIWNKTASDQATTARIRDTLRRVLNLPPNTIMEYKTHTDSIKSWQAICPI
- the EIF4E2 gene encoding eukaryotic translation initiation factor 4E type 2 isoform X3 yields the protein MNNKFDALKDDDSGDHDQNEENSTQKDGEKEKNDRDKSQSSTKRKAVVPGPAEHPLQYNYTFWYSRRTPGRPTSSQSYEQNIKQIGTFASVEQFWRFYSHMVRPGDLTGHSDFHLFKEGIKPMWEDDANKNGGKWIIRLRKGLASRCWENLILAMLGEQFMVGEEICGAVVSVRFQEDIISIWNKTASDQATTARIRDTLRRVLNLPPNTIMEYKTHTDSIKSWQAICPI